A genomic stretch from Budorcas taxicolor isolate Tak-1 chromosome 15, Takin1.1, whole genome shotgun sequence includes:
- the ARL14EP gene encoding ARL14 effector protein, with product MMDPCSVGVQLRTTNECHKTYYTRHTGFKTLQELSSNDMLLLQLRTGMTLSGNNTICFHHAKVYIDRFEDLQKSCCDPFNIHKKLAKKNLHVIDLDDATFLSAKFGRQLVPGWKLCPKCTQIINGSVDVDSEDRQKRKPDSDGRTAKALRSLQFANPGKQTEFAPETGKREKRRLTKNATAGSDRQVIPAKSKVYDSQGLLIFSGMDLCDCLDEDCLGCFYACPACGSTKCGAECRCDRKWLYEQIEIEGGEIIHNKHAG from the exons ATGATGGATCCATGTTCAGTTGGAGTCCAGCTTCGGACCACAAATGAGTGCCATAAAACCTATTATACTCGTCATACAGGTTTCAAGACTTTGCAAGAATTGTCATCAAATGACATGCTTCTACTTCAACTGAGAACTGGAATGACACTTTCTGGGAACAATACAATTTGCTTCCATCATGCAAAAGTTTACATCGACAGATTTGAGGATTTGCAGAAGTCATGTTGTGACCCATTTAACATACACAAAAAACTagccaaaaaaaatttacatgtaaTTGATTTAGATGATGCCACTTTTCTGAGTGCAAAATTTGGAAGACAGCTTGTACCTGGTTGGAAGCTTTGTCCAAAATGTACACAGATAATCAATGGAAGTGTGGATGTTGATTCTGAAGACCGGCAGAAAAGAAAACCTGACTCAGAT GGAAGAACTGCTAAAGCTTTGAGGTCATTACAATTTGCAAACCCAGGAAAGCAGACTGAATTTGCTCCAGAAACtggtaaaagggaaaaaagaaggctTACCAAAAATGCAACAGCTGGTTCAGACAG ACAAGTGATCCCGGCAAAGAGTAAGGTCTACGATAGCCAGGGTCTCCTGATTTTCAGTGGAATGGACCTCTGTGACTGCCTCGATGAAGACTGCTTAGGCTGTTTCTATGCTTGTCCTGCCTGCGGTTCTACCAAATGTGGTGCCGAATGCCGCTGTGATCGAAAGTGGCTGTATGAGCAAATTGAAATAGAAGGAGGAGAAATAATTCATAACAAACATGCTGGATAA